The genomic stretch CCCCTCACCTGCCTGACGCTCTGCCGCCCTCACCTCACCTGCCTGACGCTCTGCCGCCTGACGCTCTGCTGCCCTCACCTCGTGCACCTCACCTGCCTGACGCTCGGACGTCGTCTGTCCCAGTGTAGCTTGTGATTTCTCCAGCGACGTCTTCAGAATTTCTACTTCAGCCAGAAGCGCCTTTTCCTGCTGACAGCAAGTGGACAAGAGATCTTCAGCTTCCTTAATTCGCATTTCCAAGGCGTCACTGCAGAACAGAAAGACTGACGGATGCAACTCTCTGACGATGTTACAACATGTCAACTATGATTAGTCAGCTGAACTTAGCTGCAAATTCTAATGAGGTAAGAAGTCATCTAAAATCCACCTCTGGTCTCATCAGAGGCTCAAGTTGCtgcccccatgctttacactacagCTGTACTTGTTCTTACACACTTCAGGTAATCTAGACAGGAATCTCCTCAGGATATCAGTACATGGAGAGAGAACTAGAATGATTATAAACTACAGGAATCTAAGCCAGCACCGAGAAGGTGATTATAAAGGCCATCCTATATTATCTCCATTCACATCCACAGCTGCTATCATAGCAGCTTAAACGAGTTGTCCGCTTTTCACTATTGTGGACCGACCTGGTATGAGTGCTGCCttctgttcaaacagctgatcggcggggtgacGGAAGTCGGACCCCTGTCGATCggctattgaggacctatcctgaggataggtcatcaatagtaaaaagcggaaaacccctttaacgcctCCCGACCATCATGTGACCTAAATGCTTATCTCTAACGTCCGCCTAAGCTCCCACAATTCAAAAGAAACCAGAAGAATTCTGAAAATCCGTTTTAGATGTGAACAGAGAATAAGACATAACTTCTCATCAGTTAAGAGTTCAGAAAGTTACTGAACGTTCTATACAGACTGCAGCCATGGATATACGGCACGGCACACGCCAGTTCACTACAAGGTGATGAAATTCACTCCAGCAATGTATTAATCCAATAAGAGCGAAGGAAAGAAGCAAGCGGATTACCAGGACTCTGAGCTCCGAGCTTCACTTAATCTTTCCATTTCATGTGTCACCGCCTGGAGCTGCTGCTGCATTTTCTCTTCTTCTTCCAGAGCTTCCTGCAGATCCATAATCTGAGCCAACTGGGAGAAGAGAAACTCTCTGCTCAAACTTCTGAAGAAAGGAAGAATTAGGAGACTTATACACCACTCTAAGTAGAAGTCAGCTGGAGGCAAATTTATAAGGAGAACACGAGCATCTGAAATCTAATTTAAGGTGTAAATGATCTTAAATGTGTCAAATCAAGAAGTCCCTGCCCCTTTTTTTTGGAAAAGTGCTGTTAGTTGCACATTTTTGCAAAAACTGTCATAAAGCCTTGTACATGTGCACCGctatatacatacattacttatcctgtaccgatcctgagttacatcctgtattatactccagagctgcactcactattctgctggtgcagtcactgtgtacatacattacttatcctgtactgatcctgagttacatcctgtattatactccagagctgcactcactattctgctggtggagtcactgtgtatatacattacttatcctgtactgatcccgagttacattctgtataatactccagagctgaactcactattctgctggtgcagtcactgtgtccatAATGACTTGTATGTCATGTATAaaatctcccagcattccctgcttGTTCAGAGTCTATATATTGCTTGCTCTGGTAATCTGCATTCTGGGTGGTGTCATGTTTACACCAGGCACTATACAGCCATCTGTGTGGAATAATTACTACCCCTCCATCCCCGGTGACATGATTGTAGGTGATGATGCCCGGTGTTCGTACCTTTTAGCGGTCTCGGCCTCCTGGTTCTGCACCTCGGCTTTGGTCTTGCACATTTCCTCTCGTTTTGACCGGACCTGATCGGCTAAGAGCTGGACAATTTTCTGCACAAGAAATGCATTAAGATGATGATCCTGctttcctgaaatcctctgtgctgatAGAATCCTACATCATGTACAGCAGATAAGAAATCTGCTACACGTGACCTAAACCCAGAAGGGGCTGAAGACAAACCTTGAGTTCCTCCAAAGTGCAGGAGCAAAGATTTTCTTCATCCCCAGCAAGAAACTGCTCTAACAGATCCATCTGAAAGAAAGAATGAGAAACATCATGTGACCGCGGCGGCGCCGACTACggtcctgctcacacagctgaggCTTGGAACCGTGCAGGTGCCTAGTGTCCAGGACATGGATTCCTGCGGCATGCGGTGCGGAGATGGTGAACCAACCACGAgaccataaaaaacaaaaaacacacgcCTTCATACAGGTGCAGACTAATTAAAAAAACTAGGGGGCTCAAAAAGAGAGCATAAAAAACTGCTCCCTCCTAAGGACCTGCAAGTAGTCAGCGTCCTAAAAAGGGGCTCTCAGGAACCAGGAAGGCTGAGTGCAAGGGTTAAAGAGCATTGACTGGCAGGATCATCCCTAGGAAACCACACTGTTTAACAGGGAGAAAAGCAATCCGATGCTTAGTTTTTGAGAAAtccaaatttttatatttatgctaATGAGGTGCTCGGAGCAGCGTTCCAACCTCCACCATCCCTCTCCCCCACTGATTACAGAGATGAGTATCCTCGCTGTTACCATACCTGGCCTTTAaatattgcgcatgcgctggcaAGAGTCGAGTCGGCCCAGTTCGGATCTCAGAGCAGGGACAGCCAAATGAGATCCACTGCGCAGGCGCCGACAGTACTCTCGCAGGTGCATGCACCAGATTTCAGAGTCGGGCATCCAAACAGTGAGGAGGCCCAGACCTGTCAAATCCGTGGGGGAAGAAGGAGAGGCGAAGGGTGAAAACAGGGCGGGTGGTTGGAACGCTGCTCCGAAAAACCtcgtcagcagaaaaataaaagcaGGAATCTCTCAAATATGACACATCAGATTTCTGCAAGAGAGGGGTCATGGCATTCAGCAGGATCGACCCTATCAGGCAGTGTGATTTGCTAGGGTTGATCCCCTGTCACCAacactcaggctccctctcctgcGCAGTGTGACGCGCCGCCTACGTGCAGGGCACCGCTGTGGCTGGTTAGTTACCTCAGCATCGGCAGCAGTCACACGCCTGAGGGTGGTGGAGGTGACATGCGTGTAGATGGCGTGTCACACTGCCGGTCCAGCAGAGTAGGGGGCTCAGTGCGGAgggtttttctattttatttttgttaaatatatatatataaaagttcctGGCctcggagaactcctttaaaggcaGTGTCCAGGAATAAGCAGTCTTTAGCTGATGCCGGTCTCCATAGACATTGCCTGGGGTCGTCAGCAgcagcttgctgatggtttccattaagcagtttgagattttttttttccttctgcacAAAAAGGCAACAGGAAACAAACACTCCCATCATATCACATCTGCTGAGAGTACGAATTCAGACTAGATGTGGGGGTCCCCTTAATTTTAGAGGGGTCTGTCTCTAGTGTCCTCTCACCCCGCCCCCACAGTCCTGGGTCACACTGTGACAGACCCTCAGTAATGAGCAGCAGGCGCTGTGGTGCCCGTTCGTAAGAGCACTTACCGCCGGCAGCAGTCACGTGACCGTCCTCACAGCTGTGCGGCAGCGCGCCTGATTTCAAATGCATAGAACACAAACTTCCGGCCCCCTGGACCATAGAGTCCTGATCTCACCGGAAATGAGGGGATAGTCCGGGTACGGCCCGAGCGTCACCATAAAGATGTCGACATCCGGTGAGGCCGGCGGTTGCTATGGTTACAGAAAAGCGCCCTGCGCCTCGTTTACAGGCTGTTACCTAGAATAAAGTGCGTGTTCCCGTGTGACAAGTCATAACGCATAGTGTGCACGGGGAGGATGAAACCAGGGGGCACACAACGGGGCTGTATTGTTTTtagaaagcccccccccccatctgcctTACTTTTTTAAGCCATCAAATAGGGTGTCCTAGATCAGGGGTCAGTAACCAGAGGCACTCCAGCTTATgttaaactacgactcccagcaggctccattcacttctgtatgAGTTCTGAGCACAGCCTTGGTCCTGCAGTGAAGGCTAACCTccggaactccagctgtggtgaaactacgacttccagcatgctccattcatttctatagagttctgagaacagccaagcaagtgtacagctggcgtgccagaggttagccatcacaggcctaggaagtgtatatgctgggagttgtagtcaatGTGGCATATTGCTGACCCCTGGGTCATGGGGTGCCGCTTCCTGCGCTTAAAAGGGTTTTATGAGATTTTAATATggacgacctatcctcaggactgtaagtcatcagtatctgaagggtgagggtccgacacccgggattcagccagttccctcaggttctccagatccggttgttaaaattacagcggcAGCTGGAGAGGAGCACGTCCATTCCATAGTTAAGCTCCTTAGGCTTTCTAAAAGTTGGGTGGTAAGTGTGTACCGTGTacatggtgtatgtatatatgtgtgtgtatcgtgtatatatgtgtgtataccgtgtatatacatgtgtgtgtgtacCGTGTATatggtgtgtatatacatgtgtgtgtgtgtaccgtgtatatacatgtgtgtgtgtaccgtgtatatacatgtgtgtgtgtgtgtgtaccatgtatatggtgtgtatatacatgtgtgtgtgtgtaccgtGTGTatggtgtgtatatacatgtgtgtgtgtgtaccgtGTGTatggtgtgtatatacatgtgtgtgtgtgtgtgtgtgtaccgtGTGTatggtgtgtatatacatgtgtgtgtgtgtgtatggtgtgtatatacatgtgtgtgtgtgtgtgtatggtgtgtatatacatgtgtgtgtgtgtgtatggtgtgtatatacatgtgtgtgtaccatgtatatggtgtgtatatacatgtgtgtgtaccatgtatatggtgtgtatatacatgtgtgtgtaccatgtatatggtgtgtatatacatgtgtgtgtaccatgtatatggtgtgtatatacatgtgtgtgtgtgtgtgtaccgtgtatatggtgtgtgtatatatgtgtgtgtgtaccgtgtatgtgtatatatatatatgtgtgtaccgtgtgtatatacatgtgtgtgtaccatgtatatggtgtgtatatatgtgtgtgtgtgtgtgtgtaccgtGTATatggtgtgtatatatgtgtgtgtgtacatacagtacagaccaaaagtttggacacaccttctcattcaaagagatttttttattttcatgactatgaaaattggagattcacactgaaggcatcaaaactatgaataaacacatgtggaattatatacataacaaaaaagtgtgaaacaactgaaaatatgtcatattctaggttcttcaaagtagccaccttttgctttgattgctgctttgcacactcttggcattctcttgatgagcttccagaggtagtcgcctgaaatggttttcacttcacaggtgtgccctgtcaggtttaataagtgggatttcttgccttataagggctcattcacacctgcgttcttgccttccggcatagagttccgtcgtcggggctctatgccggaagaatcctgatcagttttatcctaatgcattctgaatagagtgaaatccgttcaggatgcatcaggatgtcttcagttccggaacggaacgttttttggccggagaaaataccgcagcatgctgcgctttttgccccggccaaaaatccagaagacttgccgcaaggccggatccggaattaatgcccattgaaaggcattgatccggatccggccttaagctaattgtcgtttcggcgcattgctggatccgacgtttagctttttctgaatggttaccatggatgccaggacgctaaagtcctggcagccatggtaaagtgtagtggggagtgggggagcagcatacttaccgtccgtgcggctcccggggcgctccagagtgacgtcagggcgccccaagcgcatggatgacgtgatcgcatggcacgtcatccatgcgcatggggcgctctgacgtcattctggagcgccccgggagccgcacggactgtaagtataccgctcccccgctccccactactactatggcaaccaggactttaatagcgtcctggctgccacagtaaggcccctttcacacgggcgagttttccgtgcgggtgcgatgcgtgcggtgaacgcattgcacccgcactgaatcctgacccattcatttctatggggctgtgcacacgagcggtgattttcacgcatcacttgtgcgttgcgtgaaaatcgcagcatgctcctctttgtgcgtttttcacgtaacgcaggccctatagaaatgaatggggttgcgtgaaaatcgcatgcatccgcaagcaagtgcggatgcggtgcgattttcacgcatgggttctaggtgacagtctattcactgtattattttcccttataacatggttataagggaaaataatagcattctgactacagaatgcatagtataatagtgctggaagggttaaaaataataaaaaagttaactcaccttctcctcttgttagcgtagatcccggtctgttctttagctgtggctaaaggacctttgatgacgtcagatcacatgctctatcaccacggtgatggaccatgtgattggagcatgtgatctgacgtcacctcaggtcattcagtccacagctaaagaacagaccgggatctacgctaacaagaggagaaggtgagttaacttttttattatttttaacccttccagcactattatactatgcattctgtagtcagaatgctattattttcccttataaccatgttataagggaaaataatacaatctacagaacatcaatcccaagcccgaacttctgtgaagaagttcaggtctgggtaccaaacatgcgcgacttttctcacgcgagtgcaaaacgcatgacaatgttttgcactcgcgcggaaaaatcgtgcattttcccgcaacgcacccgcctcttatccgggcaaaaaacatgacgcccgtgtgaaagaggcctaacactgaaagcattttgaagacagatccgtcttcaaatgctttcagtacacttgcgtttttccggatccggcgtgtaattccggcaagtggagtacacgccggatccggacaacgcaagtgtgaaagaggcctaaatggggttgggaccatcagttgcgttgtggagaagtcgggtggatacacagctgatagtcctactgaatagactgttagaatttgtattatggcaagaaaaaagcagctaagtaaagaaaaacgagtggccatcattactttaagaaatgaaggtcagtcagtccgaaaaattgggaaaactttgaaagtgtccccaagtgcagtcacaaaaaccatcaagcgctacaaagaaactggctcacatgcgtaccgccccaggaaaggaagaccaagagtcacctctgctgcggaggagaagttcatccgagtcaccagcctcagaaatcgcaggttaacagcagctcagattagagaccaggtcaatgccacacagagttctagcagcagacacatctctagaacaactgttaagaggagactgtgtgaatcaggccttcatggtagaatatctgctaggaaaccactgctaaggacaggcaacaagcagaagagacttgtttgggctaaagaacacaaggaatggacattagaccagtggaaatcagtgctttggtctgatgagtccaaatttgagatctttggttccaaccaccgtgtctttgtgcgacgcagaaaaggtgaacggatggactctacatgcctggttcccaccgtgaagcatggaggaggaggtgtgatggtgtgggggtgctttgctggtgacactgttggggatttattcaaaattgaaggcatactgaaccagcatggctaccacagcatcttgcagcggcatgctattccatccggtttgcgtttagttggaccatcatttatttttcaacaggacaatgaccccaaagacacctccaggctgtgtaagggctatttgaccatgaaggagagtgatggggtgctgcgccagatgacctggcctccacagtcaccggacctgaacccaatcgagatggtttggggtgagctggaccgcagagtgaaggcaaaagggccaacaagtgccaagcatctctgggaactccttcaaggctgttggaagaccatttcaggtgactacctcttgaagctcatccagagaatgccaagagtgtgcaaagcagtaatcaaagcaaaaggtggctactttgaagaacctagaatatgacattttcagttgtttcacacttttttgttatgtatataattccacatgtgataattcatagttttgatgccttcagtgtgaatctacaatcttcatagtcatgaaaataaagaaaactctttgaatgaggtgtgtccaaacttttggtctgtactgtatgtgtgtgtaccgTGTTTatggtgtatgtatgtgtgtgtaccgTGTACAGGGGaaacaaaaaattagaatatggtgcaaaagttcatttatttcagtaatgcaacttaaaattcgaattttgtgaaaaggttcaatattctaggctcaaagtgtcgcccTCTAGACGGctgattaatccataccccctgagcaaaggagacctgagattgtgactttggggttacATAacctataagccataatcatccaaataaaggcttgaaatatctcgctttgcctgtaatgagtctcatatattagtttcaccttttaagttgcattactgaaaaatatgaactttgcacaatattcacatttttggagttttacctctatatggtgtatttatgtgcgTGTACTGTGTATACGgtgtatgtacaggtccttctcaaaaaattagcatattgtgataaagttcattattttctgtaatgtactgataaacattagactttcatatattttagattcattacacaccaactgaagtagttcaagccttttatttttttaatattgatgattttggcatacagctcatgaaaacccaagattcctatctcaaaaaattagcatatcatgaaaaggttctctaaacgagctattaacctaatcatctgaatcaactaattaactctaaacacctgcaaaagattcctgaggcttttaaaaactcccagcctggttcattactccaaaccgcaatcatgggtaagactgccgacctgactgctgtccagaaggccatcattgacaccctcaagcaagagggtaagacacagaaagacatttctgaaggaataggctgttcccagagtgctgtatcaaggcacctcagtgggaagtctgtgggaaggaaaaagtgtggcagaaaacgctgcacaacgagaagaggtgaccggaccctgaggaagattgtggagaaggaccgattccagaccttgggggacctgcggaagcagtggactgagtctggagtagaaacatccagagcccccgtgtacaggcgtgtgcaggaaatgggctacaggtgccgcattccccaggtcaagccacttttgaaccagaaacagcggcagaagcgcctgacctgggctacagagaagcagcactggactgttgcatgtcattcggaaatcaaggtgccagagtctggaggaagactggggagagggaaatgccaaaatgcctgaagtccagtgtcaagtacccacagtcagtgatggtctggggtgccatgtcagctgctggtgttggtccactgtgttttatcaagggcagggtcaatgcagctagctatcaggagattttggagcacttcatgcttccatctgctgaaaagctttatggagatgaagatttcatttttcagcacgacctggcacctgctcacagtgcaaaaaccactggtaaatggtttactgaccatggtattactgggctcaattggcctgccaactctcctgacctgaaccccatagagaatctgtgggatattgggaagagaaagttgagagacgcaagacccaacaccctggatgagcttaaggccgctatcgaagcatcctgggcctccataacacctcagcagtgccacaggctgattgcctccatgccacgccgcattgaagcagtcatttctgcaaaaggattcccgaccaagtattgagtgcataactgaacataattatttgaaggttgactttttttgtattaaaaacacttttcttttattggtcggatgaaatatgctaattttgtgAGATAGGaagtttgggttttcatgagctgtatgccaaaataatcaatattaaaacaataaaaggcttgaactacttcagttggtgtgtaataaatctaaaatatatgaaagtctaatgtttatcagtacattacagaaaataatgaactttatcacaatatgctaattttttgagaaggacctgtatatgtaaaCTTGTGCTGTGATGCCACGTGTCCGTCGTTGAGCAGGGAac from Bufo gargarizans isolate SCDJY-AF-19 chromosome 8, ASM1485885v1, whole genome shotgun sequence encodes the following:
- the LOC122945201 gene encoding uncharacterized protein LOC122945201, translating into MDLLEQFLAGDEENLCSCTLEELKKIVQLLADQVRSKREEMCKTKAEVQNQEAETAKRSLSREFLFSQLAQIMDLQEALEEEEKMQQQLQAVTHEMERLSEARSSESCDALEMRIKEAEDLLSTCCQQEKALLAEVEILKTSLEKSQATLGQTTSERQAVEMELLALQNTLSARSRLAHGDAALVLGACIEEMGLRNVIPGKLRKKSDSPRC